One Streptococcus sp. DTU_2020_1001019_1_SI_AUS_MUR_006 DNA window includes the following coding sequences:
- a CDS encoding TIGR01440 family protein: protein MDQRRIQIETQQILEDVLDKASLQEGALFVLGLSSSEVLGGHIGKDSSQEIGELIVKTMLELLTAKGIQLAVQGCEHVNRALVVEREVAIKHQLEIVSVLPTIHAGGSGQLAAFRYMKDPVEVEFIRADAGLDIGDTAIGMHIKHVQVPIRPVLREIGLAHVTALASRPKLIGGTRAQYPIDHIRKI from the coding sequence ATGGACCAAAGACGGATTCAAATAGAAACACAGCAGATTCTTGAAGATGTACTAGACAAGGCTTCTTTACAGGAGGGAGCACTATTTGTCTTGGGTTTGTCTTCGAGTGAAGTGCTGGGAGGACACATCGGAAAAGATTCGAGTCAGGAAATCGGTGAACTTATTGTCAAGACTATGTTGGAACTGTTGACGGCTAAGGGAATTCAACTGGCTGTTCAAGGTTGTGAACATGTCAATCGGGCTTTAGTTGTTGAACGAGAAGTAGCTATAAAACATCAGTTGGAGATTGTGAGTGTACTCCCGACCATACATGCAGGAGGTTCTGGTCAATTGGCCGCCTTTCGCTATATGAAGGATCCCGTGGAGGTCGAATTTATCAGGGCAGATGCTGGTCTAGACATTGGTGATACAGCTATCGGTATGCATATCAAACATGTTCAGGTACCCATTCGACCAGTCTTAAGAGAGATTGGTCTGGCTCATGTGACAGCACTTGCTAGTCGACCAAAACTCATTGGAGGGACGCGTGCTCAATATCCAATAGATCACATTAGAAAGATTTAA
- a CDS encoding TRZ/ATZ family protein: MKVFQHVNIVTCDQDFHVYLDGILALENSQIVYVGQENQEILKQADQIIDYQGAWIMPGLVNCHTHSAMTGLRGIRDDSNLHEWLEDYIWPAEAEFTPEMTTKAVKEALTEMLQSGTTTFNDMYNPNGVEIEKIYEAVKASKMRCYFSPTLFSSDMETTDETIAKTRAVIGTIKGYQDPNFKVMVAPHSPYSCSRELLEASLNLAKEEDIPLHIHVAETQEESDIILKRYGKRPIAFLDELGYLDHQAVFAHGVELNEAEITRLADSQVAIAHNPISNLKLASGIAPVVQLQKAGVPVGIATDSVASNNNLDMFEEGRTAALLQKMKSGDASQFPIETALKALTIEGAKVLRMEDEIGSLEVGKQADFLVIQPQGKIHLQPQENMLSHLVYAVKSSDVDDVYITGEQVVRAGKVLTVDL, from the coding sequence ATGAAAGTCTTTCAGCATGTAAATATCGTGACTTGTGACCAAGATTTCCATGTCTACCTGGATGGTATCTTAGCTCTTGAAAATTCTCAAATCGTCTATGTCGGTCAGGAAAATCAAGAAATTCTCAAGCAAGCAGATCAAATCATAGACTATCAGGGTGCTTGGATTATGCCTGGTTTGGTTAACTGCCATACCCACTCTGCTATGACAGGCTTGAGAGGCATTCGTGACGATAGCAATCTCCATGAATGGCTAGAAGACTATATCTGGCCAGCAGAAGCAGAATTTACACCAGAGATGACTACAAAAGCCGTCAAAGAGGCGCTAACAGAGATGCTCCAGTCAGGAACGACAACATTCAATGATATGTACAATCCGAATGGAGTAGAGATAGAGAAGATTTATGAAGCAGTCAAGGCATCCAAGATGCGTTGCTATTTTTCTCCAACTCTCTTTTCTTCAGACATGGAGACCACAGATGAGACTATAGCAAAAACTCGTGCTGTCATCGGGACAATCAAAGGCTATCAGGATCCCAATTTCAAGGTTATGGTGGCTCCTCATTCGCCCTACAGTTGTAGTCGAGAATTGCTAGAAGCAAGCTTGAACCTAGCAAAAGAAGAAGATATCCCACTTCATATCCATGTGGCAGAAACACAGGAAGAGTCAGACATTATCCTGAAGCGTTATGGTAAACGTCCAATAGCCTTTCTAGATGAACTTGGGTATTTAGATCATCAGGCTGTATTTGCCCACGGTGTGGAGTTGAATGAAGCAGAAATTACCCGCTTGGCAGATTCGCAAGTTGCCATTGCCCACAATCCTATCAGCAATCTCAAACTAGCTTCGGGAATTGCACCAGTCGTCCAACTTCAAAAGGCAGGAGTGCCAGTCGGTATTGCGACTGACTCAGTTGCTTCTAACAATAACCTTGATATGTTTGAGGAAGGACGGACCGCAGCTCTTTTACAGAAAATGAAAAGTGGCGATGCTAGCCAATTTCCAATCGAAACTGCCCTCAAGGCTCTGACTATCGAGGGAGCTAAGGTGTTGAGAATGGAAGATGAGATTGGTAGCCTGGAAGTCGGCAAGCAAGCAGATTTTCTAGTCATTCAACCTCAAGGAAAAATCCATCTCCAACCTCAAGAAAACATGCTGTCTCACCTCGTTTATGCTGTCAAATCCAGTGATGTTGATGACGTCTATATTACAGGTGAGCAAGTCGTGAGAGCTGGGAAGGTACTAACAGTAGATTTATAA
- the mecA gene encoding adaptor protein MecA, producing the protein MKMKQISDTTLKITMSLEDLMDRGMEIADFLVPQEKTEEFFYAILDELEMPDSFLDTGMLSFRVTPKPDKVDVFVTKSKIDQNLDFDDLADLPDMDELAKMSPDEFLKTLEKTMAEKTKDDIEAIQSLEQVEKEEEAALDEVLEVEEGKREPYIYYILRFDNLASLVSFAKTVDYQMETSELYKMNDQYYLTVLVDVEDHPSLYPAWLLARMREFADDSDISRSVLQEYGQIIINHDAVQGLQKV; encoded by the coding sequence ATGAAAATGAAACAAATCAGTGATACGACTTTAAAAATCACCATGTCTTTAGAAGATTTGATGGATCGTGGAATGGAAATCGCAGACTTTCTCGTTCCGCAAGAGAAAACAGAAGAATTTTTCTACGCCATTTTGGATGAACTAGAAATGCCAGATAGTTTTTTGGATACAGGCATGCTTAGTTTCCGAGTAACACCGAAGCCTGATAAGGTCGACGTCTTTGTAACTAAGTCTAAGATCGACCAGAATTTGGATTTTGACGATTTGGCAGACCTTCCTGATATGGATGAGTTGGCTAAAATGTCTCCAGATGAGTTTTTGAAAACCTTGGAGAAAACCATGGCAGAAAAAACTAAAGACGATATTGAAGCCATTCAATCTTTAGAACAGGTTGAAAAGGAAGAGGAAGCAGCGCTTGATGAAGTCCTTGAAGTAGAAGAAGGAAAAAGAGAACCGTATATCTACTACATCTTACGTTTTGACAATTTAGCTAGTTTGGTTTCTTTTGCCAAAACGGTTGACTACCAAATGGAGACTTCAGAACTTTACAAAATGAACGACCAATACTATCTAACAGTTTTGGTTGATGTAGAAGATCATCCAAGTCTTTATCCAGCTTGGTTATTGGCTCGCATGCGTGAATTTGCTGATGATAGTGATATCAGCCGTTCAGTTCTCCAAGAATACGGTCAAATCATCATCAACCACGATGCTGTCCAAGGACTCCAAAAAGTTTAA
- a CDS encoding ZmpA/ZmpB/ZmpC family metallo-endopeptidase, with protein sequence MKNRKMQFDKVIKYSIRKFSVGVGSAVIGTFLLGANNFLVETVAANEVAAPNQVHYRYLAEQELTEAEKALIHRELPSDLKQDDVVYLVYRKKEVNSQQLPNTGSKELALATLGFATASLVVVVMSKKHRNKMLGILFIGALGGSYFIPQSAQAFENKILVSYNQTIAGSSQEDLAKGVIQIEGYEYVGYFKASDFQDQSEKIATAKGTQEAGHEGESLVQPELPAYTGELSAKGTQEAGHEGESLVQPELPAYTGELTAKGTQEEGHEGESLVQPELPAYTGELSAKGTQEAGHEGESLVQPELPAYTGELSAKGTQEAGHEGETLVQPELPAYTGELSTKGTQEAGHEGETLVQPELPAYTGELSTKGTQEEGHEGESLIQPELPAYTGEFSAKGTQEAGHEGESLVQPELPAYTGEISAKGTQEAGHEGESLVQPEAPAYTSEHSAKGTQEEGHEGESLVQPELPAYTGEISAKGTQEAGHEGESLVQPEAPAYTSEHSAKGTQEEGHEGESLVQPELPAYTGEISAKGTQEEGHEGESLVQPEAPAYTGEITAKGTQEAGHEGESLVQPELPAYEVAEATVTETETVAVPYTKEYVADDTRYTDEETVIQNGQAGSQLIHRVYKTVNGQKVGDPISTSTEIVTAPVNEKISRGTKAIEGQVEEVSFEEIPFETRTEVDSTLPKGTEVVAQAGQNGKKKITKVYKTLKGVKTADAPTISEEVVEAVQDRIIKKGDQILTEPTLTLTHIDKEELERSAKVRYQLVKPTGVTIKSLEVVLKDGDTSLQTVNMSEGDLTANLTNLKYYKDYKIATKMVYDRGNGNEEVVLTEEPLRLDLKKVEVKNIKETSLISVDDQGVETDNSLLSAKPSDVKPYYLKVTTHDNKVTRLAVDKIEEVTVDGKTLYKVTAKAPDLVQRNADNQFTEEYVHYFAKPKAHEGDVYYDFNDLVKAMQDNKNGTFKLGADLNAANVPTPNKQYVPGKFSGTLTSVEGKQYTIHNMARQLFDNIEGGSVTNINLGNVDINMPWAENISPLARTIKNATVENVKVTGSVLGKDGIAGIVNKADVGGLLKNVAFIGKLTGVGDKGWDIGGIAGEIWRGNIKHAYVDADITANKARVGGLLARSDNGSDPNGIDKYASVRNAVTKGTINVKTPVEVGGFISKNWTWGRVADTVSMMKVENGEEFYGSKDLDEEDGYYTNDWIERNYVVKDVSSGKRSFKRSRTNRIQEISLEEANKKIAEFGITADTFEIKPLVEDTLNNKKVKADTYKDTQDYDASRELAYRNIEKLQPFYNKEWIVNQGNKLAASSPLLTKEVLSVTAMKGNTFVTELADADHILVHYADKTKDIFTVSLKESKVKQVKEYNIAELGEVVYTPNIVDKDRSDLINAIVEKLSPVELQSDPVYQKLGRTGPNKVNAIKDLYLEESFKEVKDNLAKFVKQLLENEDHQLNTDEAAKRALIKKIDDNKAAVLLGLSYLNRYYGVKFDNFNIKQLMLFKPDFYGKNVSVLDFLIKIGSKENNIKGDRTLEAYRETIGGVIGIGELNSFLDYNMRLFTEDKDLNDWFIKATKDNVYIVEPKTTTPEFADKKHRAYEGLNNDMHGKMILPLLNLKDAHMFLISTYNTLAYSSFEKYGKYTEAERNAFKAEIDKVAKEQQNYLDFWSRLATDKVRNQLLKSNNMVPTPVLDNQNYKGISTDRYGHTNSGKDVAPIRELYGPTDRYHATDWRMGATARVYANPYKDDSVFFMVTDMISDFGVSAFTHETTHVNDRMVYLGGSRHREGTDLEAFAQGMLQTPSVSNPNGEYKALGLNMAYERPNDGNQWYNTNPNDLKSRDEIDRYMKGYNDTLMLLDYLEGEAVLDKANQDLNNAWFKKVDKQYRGNNTKNQFDKVRPLSDEEKAIPLRTVDDLVTNNFMTNRGPGNRVYNPTDFDSAYVNVPMMTGIYGGNTSEGAPGAMSFKHNTFRIWGYYGYEKGFLNYASNMLKAESKKAGKNTLGDDFIINKISEGKFNNLEDWKKAYFNEVVTSAKKGIQSIEIDGKTYNSYEDLKRAFAEAVDKDKATLNNGSVKFDNTVALKEKVFKKLLQQTDSFKTSIFK encoded by the coding sequence ATGAAAAACAGAAAAATGCAGTTTGATAAAGTTATTAAATACTCTATTCGGAAGTTCTCAGTTGGTGTAGGTTCTGCAGTTATCGGGACATTTCTTTTGGGAGCAAACAACTTTTTAGTTGAAACTGTTGCAGCTAACGAAGTGGCAGCACCAAACCAAGTTCATTACCGTTATTTGGCTGAACAAGAATTGACAGAAGCAGAAAAGGCTTTGATCCATCGCGAACTTCCTTCAGATTTAAAGCAAGATGATGTTGTCTATCTTGTTTACAGAAAAAAGGAAGTGAATTCTCAACAATTGCCGAACACTGGAAGCAAGGAGTTGGCCCTAGCAACTCTTGGTTTTGCAACAGCGTCTTTGGTTGTTGTGGTGATGTCTAAAAAACATCGTAATAAAATGTTGGGTATTCTCTTTATTGGAGCTCTAGGTGGTAGTTACTTTATCCCTCAGTCAGCTCAAGCCTTTGAGAATAAAATCTTGGTGTCTTATAACCAAACGATTGCTGGAAGTAGTCAAGAGGACTTGGCAAAAGGTGTCATTCAAATTGAAGGATACGAGTACGTAGGTTACTTTAAAGCATCAGATTTCCAAGACCAGTCAGAGAAAATTGCTACTGCTAAAGGCACTCAAGAAGCAGGCCACGAAGGCGAATCTTTGGTTCAACCAGAATTGCCAGCCTATACAGGCGAACTTAGCGCTAAAGGCACTCAAGAAGCAGGCCACGAAGGCGAATCTTTGGTTCAGCCAGAATTGCCAGCCTACACCGGCGAGCTTACAGCCAAAGGAACCCAAGAAGAGGGTCACGAAGGCGAATCTTTGGTTCAGCCAGAATTGCCAGCCTATACAGGCGAACTTAGCGCTAAAGGCACTCAAGAAGCAGGTCACGAAGGCGAATCTTTGGTTCAGCCAGAATTGCCAGCCTATACAGGCGAACTTAGTGCTAAAGGCACTCAAGAAGCAGGCCACGAAGGCGAAACTTTGGTTCAACCAGAATTGCCAGCCTATACAGGCGAACTTAGCACTAAAGGCACTCAAGAAGCAGGCCACGAAGGCGAAACTTTGGTTCAACCAGAATTGCCAGCCTATACAGGCGAACTTAGCACTAAAGGAACTCAAGAAGAGGGCCACGAAGGCGAATCTTTGATTCAGCCAGAATTGCCAGCCTATACAGGCGAATTTAGCGCTAAAGGAACTCAAGAAGCAGGCCATGAAGGCGAATCCCTAGTTCAACCAGAGTTGCCAGCCTATACAGGCGAGATTAGTGCTAAAGGCACCCAAGAAGCAGGTCACGAAGGTGAATCCCTAGTTCAACCAGAAGCCCCAGCTTACACTAGCGAGCATAGTGCTAAAGGCACGCAAGAAGAAGGCCACGAAGGCGAATCCCTAGTTCAGCCAGAATTGCCAGCCTACACCGGCGAGATTAGTGCTAAAGGCACCCAAGAAGCAGGTCACGAAGGTGAATCCCTAGTTCAACCAGAAGCCCCAGCTTACACTAGCGAGCATAGTGCTAAAGGCACGCAAGAAGAAGGCCACGAAGGCGAATCCCTAGTTCAGCCAGAATTGCCAGCCTACACCGGCGAGATTAGTGCTAAAGGCACGCAAGAAGAAGGCCATGAAGGCGAATCTCTTGTTCAGCCAGAAGCCCCAGCTTATACAGGTGAGATTACAGCCAAAGGAACCCAAGAAGCAGGTCACGAAGGTGAATCCCTAGTTCAGCCAGAGTTGCCAGCGTATGAAGTAGCTGAAGCAACTGTCACAGAAACTGAAACAGTAGCAGTTCCATATACAAAGGAGTATGTAGCTGATGATACTCGTTACACTGATGAAGAAACAGTGATTCAAAACGGTCAAGCAGGAAGTCAGCTGATTCATCGTGTCTATAAGACAGTCAATGGCCAAAAAGTTGGGGACCCAATCAGCACGAGTACAGAAATTGTTACGGCGCCAGTAAACGAAAAAATTAGTCGTGGTACCAAGGCTATTGAAGGTCAAGTTGAAGAAGTTTCGTTTGAAGAAATTCCTTTCGAGACAAGAACAGAAGTAGACAGCACTCTTCCGAAGGGAACAGAAGTTGTTGCTCAAGCTGGTCAAAACGGTAAGAAAAAGATTACCAAAGTCTATAAGACTCTTAAGGGCGTGAAAACTGCGGATGCTCCAACGATTTCAGAGGAAGTTGTTGAAGCAGTTCAAGATCGTATCATCAAAAAAGGTGATCAAATCCTGACTGAGCCAACGTTGACCCTCACTCATATAGATAAAGAAGAATTAGAGCGTAGTGCCAAGGTTCGTTACCAATTGGTTAAACCAACAGGTGTAACCATTAAATCTCTTGAAGTTGTCTTGAAAGATGGTGATACTAGCCTTCAAACAGTCAACATGTCTGAGGGAGACCTGACTGCAAATCTTACAAACTTGAAATACTACAAGGACTACAAGATTGCGACTAAGATGGTTTACGATCGTGGAAATGGGAACGAAGAAGTTGTTCTCACGGAAGAACCACTGCGACTTGATCTCAAAAAAGTCGAAGTCAAAAATATCAAGGAAACCAGCCTTATCAGTGTTGATGACCAAGGTGTAGAAACTGATAATAGTCTATTGTCAGCTAAACCATCAGATGTTAAACCTTATTACTTGAAAGTGACAACTCATGATAACAAGGTTACAAGACTAGCTGTTGACAAGATTGAAGAAGTTACTGTAGATGGTAAAACATTGTACAAAGTAACTGCTAAAGCACCAGACCTAGTCCAACGTAACGCAGATAATCAGTTTACAGAGGAATATGTTCATTACTTTGCTAAGCCAAAAGCCCATGAAGGTGATGTTTACTATGATTTCAATGATCTTGTAAAGGCCATGCAGGACAATAAAAATGGAACATTTAAACTAGGTGCTGATCTTAATGCAGCTAATGTTCCAACACCAAATAAACAATATGTACCTGGTAAGTTTAGTGGAACTTTAACAAGTGTTGAAGGAAAGCAGTACACAATCCACAATATGGCTCGTCAATTGTTCGATAATATCGAGGGTGGCTCGGTTACAAATATTAACCTAGGTAACGTTGATATCAATATGCCTTGGGCTGAAAATATTTCACCACTTGCAAGAACGATTAAAAATGCTACAGTTGAGAATGTCAAGGTGACTGGTAGTGTTCTTGGTAAAGATGGTATTGCTGGTATTGTCAATAAAGCAGATGTTGGTGGCCTACTTAAAAATGTCGCATTCATTGGTAAACTTACTGGTGTTGGTGACAAAGGCTGGGATATTGGTGGTATTGCCGGTGAAATTTGGAGAGGGAATATCAAACACGCTTATGTAGATGCTGATATTACAGCCAATAAAGCTCGTGTTGGTGGTCTTCTTGCTAGATCTGATAATGGTTCGGATCCTAATGGAATCGACAAGTATGCTTCTGTTCGTAATGCTGTTACTAAAGGAACCATTAATGTTAAGACACCTGTTGAGGTTGGTGGATTCATTAGTAAAAACTGGACATGGGGTAGAGTTGCTGATACTGTTTCAATGATGAAAGTTGAAAATGGTGAAGAGTTCTACGGTTCAAAAGACTTAGACGAAGAAGACGGTTACTATACAAACGATTGGATTGAGCGAAACTATGTTGTTAAAGATGTCAGCTCTGGTAAACGTTCATTCAAACGTTCTCGTACTAACAGAATTCAAGAAATCAGTCTTGAAGAAGCAAATAAAAAGATCGCTGAATTCGGTATCACTGCTGATACGTTTGAAATTAAACCTCTTGTTGAGGATACTCTCAATAATAAGAAAGTAAAAGCTGATACTTATAAAGATACTCAAGATTACGATGCCTCTCGTGAACTTGCCTACCGCAATATCGAAAAATTGCAACCATTCTATAATAAAGAATGGATCGTAAACCAAGGAAACAAACTTGCTGCAAGTAGTCCTCTCTTGACTAAAGAAGTCTTGTCTGTAACTGCCATGAAAGGCAATACCTTTGTAACAGAATTGGCTGATGCTGACCACATTTTGGTGCACTATGCTGATAAGACAAAAGACATCTTTACTGTTTCGCTGAAAGAATCTAAGGTTAAACAAGTGAAAGAGTACAACATTGCTGAACTTGGAGAAGTTGTTTACACACCTAATATCGTTGACAAAGACCGTAGCGATCTTATCAATGCTATCGTTGAAAAATTAAGTCCAGTTGAGCTACAATCAGATCCAGTTTACCAAAAACTTGGTAGAACAGGACCAAATAAAGTTAACGCTATCAAAGATCTTTACCTAGAAGAAAGCTTCAAAGAAGTCAAGGATAATCTGGCTAAATTTGTGAAACAGTTGCTTGAAAATGAAGATCATCAATTAAACACAGATGAGGCTGCTAAACGTGCCTTGATCAAGAAGATTGATGACAACAAGGCAGCGGTTCTTCTTGGTTTGTCTTACCTCAATCGTTATTATGGAGTTAAGTTTGATAACTTTAATATCAAGCAACTTATGTTGTTCAAACCAGACTTCTATGGTAAAAATGTAAGTGTGTTAGACTTCTTGATCAAGATTGGTTCCAAAGAAAATAATATTAAAGGTGATAGAACTTTAGAAGCTTATCGCGAAACTATCGGTGGAGTTATCGGTATAGGCGAGTTAAACAGTTTCTTAGACTATAATATGCGTCTATTCACAGAAGACAAAGATCTAAATGATTGGTTCATTAAAGCAACTAAAGATAATGTCTATATCGTGGAACCAAAAACAACAACTCCTGAGTTTGCTGATAAGAAACACAGAGCCTACGAAGGTTTAAACAATGATATGCACGGTAAGATGATCTTGCCACTTTTGAATCTTAAAGATGCTCATATGTTCTTAATTTCAACCTATAATACCTTGGCCTATAGTTCCTTTGAGAAATATGGTAAGTATACTGAAGCAGAACGGAATGCCTTCAAAGCTGAAATTGATAAGGTCGCTAAAGAGCAGCAGAATTATCTAGACTTCTGGTCACGTTTAGCAACTGATAAGGTTCGGAATCAACTCTTGAAGAGCAATAACATGGTACCAACACCAGTTTTGGATAACCAAAACTATAAAGGTATCAGCACAGACCGTTATGGGCATACTAATAGTGGTAAAGATGTAGCTCCAATTCGCGAATTGTACGGACCAACCGATCGTTACCATGCGACTGATTGGCGTATGGGAGCAACTGCTCGTGTTTACGCGAATCCATATAAAGATGACTCTGTCTTCTTTATGGTGACGGACATGATTAGTGATTTTGGAGTTTCTGCTTTTACTCACGAAACAACTCACGTCAATGACCGAATGGTTTATCTAGGTGGCTCAAGACACCGTGAAGGAACAGATCTTGAAGCATTTGCACAAGGAATGTTGCAAACTCCATCAGTGTCAAATCCAAACGGTGAATATAAGGCCCTAGGTCTTAACATGGCTTATGAACGTCCAAATGATGGAAATCAATGGTATAACACCAATCCAAATGATCTGAAATCACGTGACGAAATTGATCGTTACATGAAGGGCTACAACGATACTCTTATGCTTCTGGATTATCTTGAAGGAGAAGCTGTCCTCGATAAAGCAAATCAAGATTTAAACAATGCTTGGTTCAAGAAGGTTGATAAGCAATACCGAGGAAATAACACCAAGAACCAATTCGATAAGGTTAGACCTTTAAGTGATGAGGAGAAAG
- a CDS encoding ABC transporter ATP-binding protein, which produces MKGKHASQTLKRLAKDLASYPVLLFLAFLGTIAQVALSIYLPILIGQVIDQVLVDSSSQLFWQIFLQMILVIIGNTLVQWANPLLYNRLIFSYTRDLREKIIEKLHRLPIALVDRQGSGEMVSRVTTDIEQLAAGLNMIFNQFFIGVLMILVSIFAMLQIHLLMTLLVLLLTPLSMVISRFIAKRSYHLFQKQTESRGIQTQLIEESLTQQTIIQSFNAQEEFIERLHEANDNYAGYSQSAIFYSSTVNPSTRFVNALIYALLAGVGAFRIMMGSTLTVGRLVTFLNYVQQYTKPFNDISSVLAELQSALACAERVYTVLESPEIRETGLKELNSDQVKGAISFKHVSFGYTPEKILIKDLSIDIPAGSKVAIVGPTGAGKSTIINLLMRFYPINSGDILLDGHSIYDYTRASLRQQFGMVLQETWLKQGSIHDNIAFGNPDASREQVIAAAKAANADFFIQQLPHGYDTKLENAGESLSVGQAQLLTIARVFLAIPKILILDEATSSIDTRTEVLVQDAFAKLMKGRTSFIIAHRLSTIQDADLILVLVDGDIVEYGNHQELMARKGKYYQMQEAATFSPE; this is translated from the coding sequence ATGAAAGGCAAACATGCAAGTCAAACCCTCAAACGTCTGGCAAAAGATTTAGCAAGTTATCCCGTCCTTCTTTTCCTGGCTTTCTTGGGTACCATTGCTCAGGTAGCCCTATCAATCTATCTACCAATCTTGATAGGACAGGTGATTGACCAAGTCCTAGTCGATAGTTCATCCCAGCTATTTTGGCAGATTTTCCTCCAGATGATTCTGGTGATCATTGGGAATACGCTGGTACAATGGGCCAATCCTCTCCTCTATAATCGACTGATTTTCTCCTATACCAGAGATTTGCGCGAAAAAATCATTGAAAAGCTCCATCGTCTTCCGATTGCCCTGGTAGATAGACAAGGTAGTGGAGAAATGGTCAGCCGTGTAACGACAGATATCGAGCAGTTGGCAGCGGGACTGAACATGATTTTCAACCAATTTTTCATAGGAGTTTTAATGATTTTGGTCAGCATCTTTGCTATGCTCCAAATTCATCTTTTGATGACTCTATTAGTTCTGCTCTTAACACCTCTGTCTATGGTCATTTCACGCTTTATCGCTAAGAGATCCTACCATCTTTTTCAAAAACAGACAGAGTCTAGGGGTATTCAAACCCAGTTGATTGAAGAATCGCTCACCCAACAGACTATAATCCAGTCTTTTAATGCTCAAGAAGAATTTATCGAGAGACTTCATGAGGCAAATGATAACTACGCAGGTTATTCTCAGTCAGCTATCTTTTATTCTTCGACTGTTAACCCTTCAACCCGTTTTGTCAATGCCCTCATTTATGCCCTCCTTGCTGGAGTAGGGGCCTTCCGTATCATGATGGGCTCTACTTTGACAGTTGGACGTTTAGTGACCTTTTTAAACTATGTGCAGCAGTACACTAAGCCTTTTAATGATATTTCATCAGTCTTAGCCGAGTTGCAGAGTGCATTGGCTTGTGCAGAACGTGTTTATACTGTTTTAGAAAGCCCTGAGATTAGAGAAACTGGTCTTAAAGAATTGAACAGCGACCAAGTCAAGGGAGCTATTTCCTTTAAGCATGTTTCTTTTGGCTATACTCCAGAAAAAATCTTGATTAAGGATTTGTCTATTGACATTCCGGCTGGTAGCAAGGTTGCCATCGTTGGGCCAACGGGTGCGGGGAAGTCTACCATCATTAATCTTCTTATGCGTTTTTACCCGATTAACTCTGGAGATATTTTATTGGATGGTCATTCCATTTATGACTATACTCGAGCTTCTCTTCGACAGCAGTTTGGAATGGTGCTTCAAGAAACTTGGCTCAAGCAAGGAAGCATTCATGACAATATTGCCTTTGGCAATCCTGATGCTAGCCGAGAGCAGGTCATTGCGGCAGCCAAGGCAGCTAACGCAGACTTCTTTATCCAACAGTTGCCACATGGTTATGATACCAAGCTTGAAAATGCAGGGGAATCCTTGTCTGTTGGTCAGGCTCAGCTCTTAACCATTGCCCGTGTCTTTCTAGCCATTCCTAAGATTCTTATCTTAGATGAGGCGACTTCATCCATTGATACCCGTACCGAGGTGCTGGTTCAGGATGCCTTTGCCAAACTCATGAAGGGAAGGACAAGCTTTATCATCGCCCACCGTTTGTCAACCATTCAGGATGCTGATTTGATTCTTGTCTTGGTGGATGGAGATATTGTCGAGTATGGCAATCATCAGGAACTGATGGCTAGAAAAGGAAAATACTATCAAATGCAAGAAGCAGCTACTTTTAGTCCAGAATAG